Proteins encoded within one genomic window of Halorussus salilacus:
- a CDS encoding TOBE domain-containing protein has product MTLTKDFEPRLAIGETTVTSRDVEMLRGIDEHGSMYGAANELGRSYPHLQRRVVELEAAVGPLTRRVRGGKDGGGTQLTDDARDLIQRFERLRIELSGVTTVPESVISGTVTDRDGQLATVRTAAGDVSARLSTTAEEVEIAVRADAVVLMSPRSPWADHTSLRNRIPGVVSDLAVDDTIATVTVEVADGVTIRAVVTTESVDRLDIEEGRELIAAFKTTAARATPVDT; this is encoded by the coding sequence ATGACCCTCACGAAAGACTTCGAACCCCGCCTCGCCATCGGTGAGACGACCGTCACCAGCCGCGACGTCGAGATGCTGCGCGGTATCGACGAGCACGGCTCGATGTACGGAGCCGCGAACGAACTCGGCCGCTCGTATCCGCATCTGCAGCGACGCGTGGTCGAACTCGAAGCGGCCGTCGGCCCGCTGACGAGGCGCGTCCGAGGCGGCAAGGACGGGGGCGGGACGCAACTGACCGACGACGCCCGCGACCTCATCCAGCGCTTCGAGCGATTGCGGATCGAACTCTCGGGCGTGACGACGGTCCCCGAGTCGGTCATCTCCGGGACCGTCACCGACCGGGACGGCCAACTGGCGACCGTTCGGACGGCCGCCGGGGACGTGTCGGCCCGCCTCTCCACGACCGCCGAGGAGGTCGAAATCGCCGTCCGAGCCGACGCCGTCGTGCTGATGAGCCCGCGGTCACCGTGGGCCGACCACACCAGCCTCCGGAACCGGATTCCGGGTGTCGTCAGCGACCTCGCGGTCGACGACACGATAGCCACCGTGACCGTCGAGGTCGCAGACGGCGTGACGATTCGGGCGGTCGTGACGACCGAAAGCGTCGACCGACTCGACATCGAGGAGGGCCGCGAACTCATCGCGGCGTTCAAGACCACGGCCGCGCGAGCCACCCCGGTGGACACGTAG
- a CDS encoding amino acid ABC transporter ATP-binding protein, translated as MLRATGVSQSYGTEPVFRDLSIEVDAGEVVAVIGPSGVGKSTLLGILALSLEPDEGTVALDGTDAWAVDGADRLSLRRRVGMVFQEASLFDGSVARNVEYGLRVRRSWSDRVRSRLRSLGRSNGTADAVRESLDIVGLTDKADQHADSLSGGEAQRVSFARAVAYDPDVLLLDEPTSDLDPRNTAVIEEAIEEARNRGIGVVVATHDMHQAERVADRVAVLLDEGITEVGPAEVVFEDPSDERTRTFISGELVY; from the coding sequence ATGCTCCGAGCGACCGGCGTCTCACAGTCCTACGGAACCGAGCCGGTGTTCCGCGACCTGTCCATCGAAGTCGACGCTGGCGAGGTCGTCGCGGTCATCGGCCCGTCGGGCGTCGGGAAATCGACGCTCTTGGGCATCCTCGCGCTCTCGCTCGAACCCGACGAGGGGACCGTCGCGCTCGACGGCACCGACGCTTGGGCCGTCGACGGAGCCGACCGCCTCTCGCTGCGGCGACGCGTGGGGATGGTCTTTCAGGAGGCGAGCCTCTTCGACGGCTCGGTCGCCCGGAACGTCGAATACGGGCTGCGGGTCCGGCGGTCGTGGTCCGACCGGGTCCGGAGCCGACTCCGGTCGCTCGGTCGGTCGAACGGCACCGCCGACGCCGTCCGCGAGTCCCTCGACATCGTGGGGTTGACCGACAAGGCGGACCAGCACGCCGACTCGCTGTCGGGGGGCGAAGCCCAGCGAGTCTCGTTCGCGCGCGCGGTCGCCTACGACCCGGACGTCCTGCTACTCGACGAGCCCACGTCGGACCTCGACCCGCGGAACACCGCGGTCATCGAGGAGGCCATCGAGGAGGCCCGGAACCGGGGAATCGGCGTGGTCGTCGCGACCCACGACATGCATCAGGCCGAGCGCGTCGCCGACCGCGTCGCGGTGTTGCTCGACGAGGGCATCACGGAGGTCGGCCCGGCGGAGGTCGTCTTCGAGGACCCGTCGGACGAACGAACTCGAACGTTTATCTCCGGGGAGTTAGTGTACTGA
- a CDS encoding ABC transporter permease, with the protein MHPELSHLLAGLVDLPFRDGYVSSIVYVSLYVSLVAVTLSTLFSVPVALVMGFADFPGKQFVKSVINTGMGFPSVVVGLLVLFAVSNQGPLGPLDLVFTREAMIMSQFVLATPPITAITLASVTGVTENVRDAARALGGTRLDVALVVVKEARYGIATAILAGFGRAISEVGSVLIVGGNITSADGISKTRTLTTAIQLEARQGQYDTAMLLGALLVVLVLTVNAVVVRLGDRGVQP; encoded by the coding sequence ATGCACCCCGAGCTATCACACCTGCTGGCGGGCCTCGTCGACCTCCCGTTCAGGGACGGGTACGTTTCGAGTATCGTCTACGTCTCGCTGTACGTGAGCCTCGTCGCCGTCACGCTGAGCACGCTGTTCAGCGTCCCCGTCGCGCTCGTGATGGGGTTCGCCGACTTCCCCGGCAAGCAGTTCGTGAAGTCGGTCATCAACACGGGGATGGGGTTTCCCAGCGTGGTCGTCGGCCTCCTCGTGCTGTTCGCCGTCTCGAATCAGGGGCCGCTCGGACCGCTGGACCTGGTGTTCACCAGAGAGGCGATGATCATGTCCCAGTTCGTGCTCGCGACGCCGCCGATTACGGCCATCACCCTCGCCTCGGTCACCGGCGTGACCGAGAACGTCCGCGACGCGGCGCGCGCCCTCGGGGGCACGCGCCTCGACGTGGCGCTGGTCGTCGTCAAGGAGGCCCGGTACGGAATCGCGACGGCGATTCTGGCGGGGTTCGGGCGCGCCATCAGCGAGGTCGGCTCCGTCCTCATCGTGGGCGGCAACATCACGAGCGCCGACGGAATCTCGAAGACGCGGACGCTGACGACCGCCATCCAGCTCGAAGCCCGGCAGGGCCAGTACGACACCGCGATGCTGCTCGGAGCGCTCCTAGTCGTGCTGGTGCTGACGGTCAACGCCGTCGTCGTCCGCCTCGGGGACCGGGGGGTGCAACCCTGA
- a CDS encoding substrate-binding domain-containing protein — MSIQRRRFLTAIGAGALATTAGCARTQGIVGGSEDEGTGEDEGAGVAGEELTLTTTTSTYDTGLLGEIHGDFEEMYDVTVDAVAQGTGAALESARNGDADVVMVHARGLEDEFMRNGYGINRRDLMFNDFVVVGPESDPAGIEGMDSATEAFQTIADAEATFVSRGDESGTHTKELDIWEAAETEPGGDWYQETGTGMGEALNNATQQDAYTLSDRGTFISQRSDLDLTILVQGPIEDGPEMLSNPYGIMAVNPGVHEDANYDLAMAYIGWITSPGAQDAISDYEMNGEQLFFPEAVSEDPDFQQYVPKGWSSDSSDE, encoded by the coding sequence ATGTCGATACAACGGCGGCGGTTCCTCACTGCTATCGGCGCGGGAGCGCTGGCGACCACGGCCGGATGTGCCCGGACACAGGGGATCGTCGGGGGGAGCGAGGACGAGGGAACGGGCGAGGACGAGGGGGCGGGCGTGGCTGGCGAGGAGCTCACGCTCACGACGACCACGAGCACCTACGACACGGGACTGCTCGGCGAGATTCACGGCGACTTCGAGGAGATGTACGACGTGACCGTCGACGCGGTCGCACAGGGGACGGGTGCGGCCCTCGAATCGGCTCGCAACGGCGACGCCGACGTGGTGATGGTCCACGCCCGCGGACTCGAAGACGAGTTCATGCGGAACGGCTACGGAATCAACCGCAGGGACCTCATGTTCAACGACTTCGTCGTGGTCGGCCCCGAGAGCGACCCGGCGGGAATCGAGGGGATGGATTCTGCGACCGAGGCGTTCCAGACCATCGCCGACGCGGAGGCAACGTTCGTCTCGCGGGGCGACGAGTCCGGAACCCACACCAAGGAGCTCGACATCTGGGAGGCCGCCGAGACCGAACCGGGCGGCGACTGGTATCAGGAGACCGGCACCGGGATGGGCGAGGCGCTGAACAACGCCACCCAACAGGACGCCTACACCCTCTCGGACCGCGGGACGTTCATCTCCCAGCGCTCGGACCTCGACCTCACCATTCTAGTGCAGGGCCCCATCGAGGACGGCCCCGAGATGCTCTCGAACCCGTACGGCATCATGGCGGTCAACCCCGGAGTCCACGAGGACGCCAACTACGACCTCGCGATGGCCTACATCGGGTGGATCACCAGCCCCGGGGCCCAAGACGCCATCTCGGACTACGAGATGAACGGGGAACAACTGTTCTTCCCCGAGGCCGTCTCCGAAGACCCCGACTTCCAACAGTACGTCCCGAAGGGATGGAGTAGCGACTCCTCGGACGAGTGA
- a CDS encoding formate dehydrogenase subunit alpha: protein MSTEPVSLDLDRRSFLKASALAGSIALGGSGAGQVLAQSDDDVDGTDTDAELTKTICNYCSVGCGFHGERKGDSFVGMEPWEDHPINAGSLCSKGAGIYETEHSEKRLKHPMIQENGEWSKLSWSEAYDRLATDIQALWPDHDTSPSEAVDVDAEHSRESVMLLGSAHHSNEEAYAIRKLAAFMGTNNIDHQARICHSTTVTGLANTWGYGAMTNTVQDYRNFDLDIIIGQNPAEAHPIAMQHILEGQARGGDILVLDPRFTKTAAHADEFIRFRPGTDVALMMGVVKDLRDRHGLALDSDADDTGQNMLADRVQGWEDVDAELDQYDKETVSDITWVSVEDIERIADMIADARPHVQIEWAMGGTQHNNGTQNIRSYAIASLASGSAARSGGGLQVMRGHANVQGATDLAVASHILPGYYGLTPGGWSWWADIWDMNPYTSGSTSFADLYEKFELMPPEKYARQSASYGDGDAADLPPNADHGPENPAENSMMFQNGLTVARWFEAALDQEDRYQETPIYQPDPVKIAFFWGHSANSISEMEQMKEGMENLDLLVVIDLFPGVATVLPDYEEGPPVLLLPASSQYEHYRSLTNTNRSVQWSEPVAPPKHNSKPDLQIMQELADHLGFGEHFDWGSGSEMYNGKSSYEDVIREFNLGTNTIGYRQTPERLQQHLEYDYAFSNEDLKGAEGTPVAGEYWMLPWPCWGEDHPGTPIIWNDDLDPNDGGQDFRTRWGVSAPTPEEWEEMSTDEPYPFEETLNAVGDRYESEEEALDLTRAPYVPDWADDDDLAEDGQIHGVPEYPGWKTTPPRSLLDPNQRVQPDELTIPQQHALDNSSSVYTAAEALADPDTGSAAFDEYLNQKIAPGIDPSFYEEYDYSQPDAPTGRGRARAVVWSFLDKVPIHREPIESPRPDLVEEWPANGQQHNFYRLDQNNGTEQQRANDIIHNSDEGPTLDTIMTTGRQVEHQGGGSETRSNVHTADLQPHMYAEITPAKAEELGVDGGDLVVVSSTDRGSVLVKARVTDRPNDEEVFLPFHWGGVFKGKSQEDQYPEGTVPYAIGDSVNAITSRGYDVETQMQETKVSMVAVRPATDDLLEELNMDVDLEFPQDRDGVGTQKSFDVRDGSTVQ from the coding sequence ATGAGTACGGAACCGGTATCACTCGACCTCGACCGGCGCTCGTTCCTCAAGGCGAGTGCGTTAGCAGGTAGCATAGCTCTCGGTGGAAGCGGAGCCGGACAGGTGCTGGCCCAGAGCGACGACGACGTAGACGGGACCGACACCGACGCCGAACTCACCAAGACCATCTGTAACTACTGTTCGGTCGGCTGTGGCTTCCACGGCGAACGGAAGGGCGACTCCTTCGTCGGGATGGAGCCCTGGGAGGACCACCCCATAAACGCCGGATCGCTCTGCTCGAAGGGCGCGGGCATATACGAGACCGAACACTCCGAGAAACGACTCAAGCACCCGATGATCCAGGAGAACGGCGAGTGGAGCAAGCTCTCCTGGTCGGAGGCGTACGACCGACTCGCGACCGACATCCAGGCGCTGTGGCCCGACCACGACACGAGTCCGTCGGAGGCGGTCGACGTCGACGCCGAACACAGCCGCGAGAGCGTCATGTTGCTCGGCAGCGCCCACCACTCCAACGAGGAGGCCTACGCCATCCGGAAGCTGGCGGCGTTCATGGGCACGAACAACATCGACCACCAGGCCCGCATCTGTCACTCCACCACGGTGACCGGACTGGCCAACACCTGGGGATACGGCGCGATGACGAACACCGTCCAGGACTACCGCAACTTCGACCTGGACATCATCATCGGCCAGAACCCCGCCGAAGCCCACCCCATCGCGATGCAACACATCCTAGAGGGTCAGGCCCGCGGCGGGGACATCCTCGTCCTCGACCCCCGGTTCACCAAGACCGCGGCCCACGCCGACGAGTTCATCCGGTTCAGACCCGGCACCGACGTGGCCCTGATGATGGGCGTGGTCAAGGACCTCCGGGACCGTCACGGCCTCGCGCTCGACTCCGACGCAGACGACACCGGCCAGAACATGCTCGCCGACCGCGTCCAAGGCTGGGAGGACGTAGACGCCGAACTCGACCAGTACGACAAGGAGACGGTCTCGGACATCACCTGGGTGTCGGTCGAGGACATCGAACGCATCGCCGACATGATCGCCGACGCTCGCCCGCACGTACAGATCGAGTGGGCGATGGGCGGCACCCAGCACAACAACGGCACCCAGAACATCCGCTCGTACGCGATTGCGAGCCTCGCCTCGGGGAGCGCGGCCCGGAGCGGCGGCGGCCTCCAGGTGATGCGGGGCCACGCCAACGTTCAGGGCGCGACCGACCTCGCGGTCGCCAGTCACATCCTGCCGGGCTACTACGGGCTGACTCCCGGCGGCTGGTCGTGGTGGGCAGACATCTGGGACATGAACCCCTACACCAGCGGCTCTACGTCCTTCGCCGACCTCTACGAGAAGTTCGAGCTGATGCCCCCCGAGAAGTACGCCCGACAGAGCGCGTCGTACGGGGACGGCGATGCGGCCGACCTGCCGCCCAACGCCGACCACGGCCCCGAGAACCCGGCCGAGAACTCGATGATGTTCCAGAACGGGCTCACGGTCGCCCGCTGGTTCGAGGCCGCGCTCGACCAGGAGGACCGCTATCAGGAGACGCCGATCTACCAGCCCGACCCGGTGAAGATCGCCTTCTTCTGGGGCCACTCGGCCAACTCCATCAGCGAGATGGAGCAGATGAAAGAGGGGATGGAGAACCTCGACCTGCTCGTGGTCATCGACCTGTTCCCGGGGGTCGCGACGGTCCTGCCCGACTACGAGGAGGGGCCGCCGGTGCTGTTGCTCCCGGCGTCGAGCCAGTACGAGCACTATCGGTCGCTCACGAACACCAATCGGTCGGTCCAGTGGTCCGAGCCGGTCGCCCCGCCGAAGCACAACTCCAAGCCCGACCTCCAGATCATGCAGGAGCTCGCCGACCACCTCGGGTTCGGCGAGCATTTCGACTGGGGGTCCGGTTCGGAGATGTACAACGGCAAGTCGTCCTACGAGGACGTCATCCGGGAGTTCAACCTCGGGACCAACACCATCGGCTACCGCCAGACGCCCGAACGCCTCCAGCAACATCTGGAGTACGACTACGCGTTCTCCAACGAGGACCTCAAGGGCGCGGAGGGGACGCCCGTCGCGGGCGAGTACTGGATGCTCCCGTGGCCGTGCTGGGGCGAGGACCACCCCGGGACGCCCATCATCTGGAACGACGACCTCGACCCCAACGACGGGGGTCAGGACTTCCGGACCCGGTGGGGCGTCAGCGCGCCGACCCCCGAGGAGTGGGAGGAGATGTCCACCGACGAACCGTACCCGTTCGAGGAGACGCTGAACGCGGTCGGCGACCGCTACGAGAGCGAGGAGGAGGCGCTCGACCTGACGCGAGCGCCGTACGTGCCCGACTGGGCCGACGACGACGACCTCGCCGAGGACGGCCAAATCCACGGCGTGCCCGAGTACCCCGGTTGGAAGACGACGCCACCGAGGAGCCTCCTCGACCCGAACCAGCGGGTCCAGCCCGACGAGCTGACGATTCCCCAGCAACACGCGCTGGACAACAGTAGCTCGGTCTACACCGCCGCGGAGGCGCTGGCAGACCCCGACACGGGGAGCGCGGCGTTCGACGAGTACCTGAACCAGAAGATCGCCCCCGGCATCGACCCGTCGTTCTACGAGGAGTACGACTACAGCCAGCCCGACGCGCCGACCGGACGCGGGCGGGCGCGGGCGGTGGTCTGGAGCTTCCTCGACAAGGTGCCGATTCACCGCGAACCCATAGAGAGCCCGCGGCCGGACCTGGTCGAGGAGTGGCCCGCGAACGGCCAACAGCACAACTTCTACCGGCTCGACCAGAACAACGGAACCGAGCAACAGCGGGCCAACGACATCATCCACAACAGCGACGAGGGGCCGACCCTCGACACCATCATGACGACCGGCCGTCAGGTCGAACACCAGGGCGGCGGTTCGGAGACGCGGTCGAACGTTCACACCGCCGACCTCCAGCCCCACATGTACGCCGAGATCACGCCCGCGAAGGCGGAGGAACTCGGCGTCGACGGCGGTGACCTCGTCGTCGTCTCCTCGACCGACCGCGGGTCGGTGCTGGTGAAGGCGCGGGTGACCGACCGTCCGAACGACGAGGAGGTGTTCCTGCCGTTCCACTGGGGCGGCGTCTTCAAGGGCAAGAGCCAGGAGGACCAGTACCCCGAGGGGACGGTTCCCTACGCCATCGGCGACTCGGTGAACGCGATCACGTCGCGCGGATACGACGTCGAGACCCAGATGCAGGAGACGAAGGTGTCGATGGTCGCGGTCCGACCCGCGACCGACGACCTGCTGGAGGAACTCAACATGGACGTCGACCTGGAGTTCCCCCAGGACCGAGACGGCGTCGGCACGCAGAAGAGCTTCGACGTCCGCGACGGGTCGACGGTCCAATGA
- a CDS encoding 4Fe-4S dicluster domain-containing protein — protein sequence MSKSNQEVMGDGVMGVGENTRIFPDVEACIDCGGCVVACKRTWDVPRDEQRISISTMLEGQEGEGGLNASSGRAMEQGTSPGETSIPMQCYHCDNAPCVSVCPTDSLVSMEDGFVNVRDSLCIGCQYCLSACPFGAPQFPDSDEGVADIVGSGGTMDKCTMCDERQEVGKGPACAEECSTDAILVGDATQIADELERRDSGVFFNDVAMEIIFGDDAEAF from the coding sequence ATGTCAAAATCAAATCAGGAAGTGATGGGCGACGGTGTGATGGGCGTCGGCGAGAACACCCGGATATTCCCGGACGTGGAGGCCTGCATCGACTGCGGCGGATGCGTCGTCGCCTGCAAGCGAACGTGGGACGTTCCGCGAGACGAACAACGAATCAGCATCTCCACGATGCTGGAGGGCCAAGAGGGCGAGGGCGGCCTCAACGCCTCCAGCGGTCGAGCGATGGAGCAGGGGACGAGTCCGGGCGAGACCTCGATTCCGATGCAGTGTTACCACTGCGACAACGCCCCCTGCGTGTCGGTCTGTCCGACCGACTCGCTGGTGAGCATGGAAGACGGGTTCGTGAACGTCCGCGACAGCCTGTGCATCGGCTGTCAGTACTGCCTGTCGGCGTGTCCGTTCGGCGCGCCCCAGTTCCCCGACTCCGACGAGGGCGTCGCCGACATCGTCGGTAGCGGCGGGACGATGGACAAGTGCACGATGTGCGACGAGCGCCAGGAGGTCGGGAAGGGGCCCGCCTGCGCCGAGGAGTGTTCGACCGACGCCATCCTGGTCGGCGACGCCACCCAGATCGCAGACGAACTCGAACGGCGCGACAGCGGCGTGTTCTTCAACGACGTCGCCATGGAGATAATCTTCGGAGACGACGCGGAGGCGTTCTGA
- a CDS encoding cytochrome b/b6 domain-containing protein → MTNLDHGKFTRMTTTFHSLLALDVFALFFTGYAIMFNDHLWWLLVLMGGNVGVVALHRIAGLGLVALVTFWVVMMLITDTGRSNFRKVVPTGDDIAAFVQDVKFMLGRADERHPNARQFAGYDSDEVPLLSYVGKGVVFIFAIELTLLVISGLLIWSKTGLMQYFATKTAAMAFVVFHGLLGIIMLMGVMFHIFEHGFHPAFYPLETKAFIPRRMIPESHDDEDVEGTGIERLSLAPSWNLVANLMGVLVTVGIVSVMTASIVDEGYPVPRELAVEGGVIELLLTIGINIGIFVLFVGLVLSLYGNVIRRRWERQLQEQRERPTAGDGEVASAED, encoded by the coding sequence ATGACGAACCTCGACCACGGGAAGTTCACGCGGATGACGACGACGTTCCACTCGTTGCTGGCGCTCGACGTGTTCGCGCTCTTCTTCACGGGGTACGCCATCATGTTCAACGACCACCTCTGGTGGCTCCTCGTGCTGATGGGCGGCAACGTCGGGGTCGTGGCGCTCCACCGCATCGCCGGGCTCGGGCTCGTGGCGCTGGTGACCTTCTGGGTCGTGATGATGCTCATCACCGACACCGGCCGTAGCAACTTCCGGAAGGTCGTCCCCACGGGCGACGACATCGCCGCGTTCGTTCAGGACGTGAAGTTCATGCTGGGTCGGGCCGACGAGCGCCACCCCAACGCCCGGCAGTTCGCGGGCTACGATTCCGACGAGGTCCCCCTGCTGTCGTACGTCGGCAAGGGCGTCGTCTTCATCTTCGCCATCGAGCTGACCCTGCTGGTGATCTCCGGGCTGCTCATCTGGAGCAAGACCGGGTTGATGCAATACTTCGCGACCAAGACCGCCGCGATGGCCTTCGTCGTCTTCCACGGCCTGCTGGGCATCATCATGCTGATGGGCGTCATGTTCCACATCTTCGAACACGGCTTCCACCCGGCGTTCTACCCGCTGGAGACCAAGGCGTTCATCCCGCGGCGGATGATTCCCGAGAGCCACGACGACGAGGATGTCGAGGGCACCGGAATCGAACGGCTGTCGCTCGCGCCGAGCTGGAATCTGGTCGCGAACCTGATGGGGGTGCTCGTCACCGTCGGCATCGTGAGCGTCATGACCGCGAGCATCGTCGACGAGGGCTATCCCGTCCCGCGGGAGCTCGCGGTCGAGGGCGGGGTGATAGAGCTCCTGCTCACTATCGGAATCAACATCGGCATCTTCGTGCTGTTCGTGGGACTCGTGCTGTCGCTGTACGGCAACGTCATCCGACGGCGGTGGGAGCGCCAGCTCCAGGAGCAACGCGAGCGACCGACCGCGGGCGACGGCGAGGTCGCCTCGGCCGAGGACTGA
- a CDS encoding molybdenum cofactor guanylyltransferase — MRSGVILAGGRSTRFGDADKAVADLAGTPMVRRVAERIAPAVDEVIVNCRDDQRAAVADALDGLSRPVSFALDPDPDLGPTAGIAVGLDAAAGEYALVVACDMPFVDPAFVEYLFDRAAGRDAAVPRPDEWFQPTQAVYRTAAMASACERVLDAEDRRVIAALSDLDSVVVDRAEIERHASMETFENLNTREEFDAAHDRF; from the coding sequence ATGCGAAGCGGTGTCATCCTCGCTGGCGGTCGCTCGACCCGATTCGGCGACGCCGACAAGGCGGTCGCCGACCTCGCGGGGACCCCGATGGTCCGACGGGTCGCCGAGCGAATCGCCCCGGCGGTCGACGAGGTAATCGTCAACTGCCGCGACGACCAGCGCGCGGCCGTCGCCGACGCGCTCGACGGACTCTCCCGCCCGGTGTCGTTCGCGCTCGACCCCGACCCCGACCTCGGTCCGACCGCCGGAATCGCGGTCGGCCTCGACGCGGCGGCCGGGGAGTACGCGCTCGTGGTCGCCTGCGACATGCCGTTCGTCGACCCGGCGTTCGTCGAGTACCTCTTCGACCGGGCCGCGGGCCGCGACGCGGCCGTCCCGCGCCCCGACGAGTGGTTCCAGCCCACGCAGGCCGTCTACCGTACCGCCGCGATGGCGTCGGCCTGCGAGCGAGTGCTCGACGCCGAGGACCGGCGGGTCATCGCCGCGCTCTCGGACCTCGATTCCGTCGTCGTCGACCGGGCCGAGATCGAGCGTCACGCGTCGATGGAGACGTTCGAGAACCTCAACACCCGGGAGGAGTTCGATGCCGCGCACGACCGGTTCTGA
- the yqeC gene encoding selenium cofactor biosynthesis protein YqeC, which produces MDIVDALEARRGTTCVVGAGGKKTTMATLAGRLDSAVVTATVRIPIFDSWVERVVVTDDPVSAVESADERPLGVVPERERSDRYRGYDRETVDELARHADSLLVKADGARMREFKAPDDREPRIPAAADTVVPIASAHVVGEPLGDERVHRVDRVAALTGREPGETLGPADVAAVLASRDGGRKGVPEDATVVPLINMVDDDALEATARDIAAELLARADVPRVVLAEMRADEPLVGVVEG; this is translated from the coding sequence ATGGACATCGTCGACGCCCTCGAAGCCCGCCGGGGCACGACCTGCGTCGTCGGAGCGGGCGGCAAGAAGACCACCATGGCGACGCTCGCCGGACGCCTCGACAGCGCGGTCGTCACAGCCACCGTTCGAATCCCGATTTTCGACTCGTGGGTCGAGCGGGTCGTCGTCACCGACGACCCGGTGTCTGCGGTCGAATCGGCAGACGAGCGGCCGCTCGGCGTCGTCCCGGAACGCGAGCGGTCGGACCGCTACCGCGGGTACGACCGGGAGACCGTCGACGAGCTCGCGCGCCACGCCGACTCCCTTCTCGTGAAGGCCGACGGCGCGCGGATGCGCGAGTTCAAGGCCCCGGACGACCGGGAACCGCGGATACCGGCGGCCGCCGACACGGTGGTCCCCATCGCGAGCGCCCACGTCGTCGGCGAACCGCTCGGCGACGAGCGCGTCCACCGCGTCGACCGCGTGGCCGCCCTCACGGGCCGGGAGCCGGGCGAGACGCTCGGACCCGCCGACGTCGCGGCCGTGCTCGCGAGCCGGGACGGCGGCCGGAAGGGCGTCCCCGAGGACGCGACGGTCGTCCCGCTGATAAACATGGTCGACGACGACGCCCTCGAAGCGACCGCGCGCGACATCGCCGCGGAGCTCCTCGCGCGCGCCGACGTTCCGCGCGTGGTGCTGGCCGAGATGCGCGCCGACGAGCCGCTGGTCGGCGTCGTCGAGGGGTGA
- the solA gene encoding N-methyl-L-tryptophan oxidase: protein MTRSEYDAVVLGVGGVGSAAVYHLAKRGVEVLGIERYDVPHARGSSHGDTRIFRLTQHEHPDYVPLAERAGELWCELEAESGAALLTRTGSVHAGPADGAKVADAVASCEQHDLPYELLTARELRERFPGYRLPEGHRGVYQPDGGFLACERAIATHVNRAHAHGGTVRARERVLDWEPREDGVRVETDRDTYEADRLVVATGAWAAEHLDVLSGALTPQRRVMAWLHPEDPDLFTPEAFPVFSVDVPEGSFYGFPVYQRPGFKFGRAPEDPETVDPDDLREPTLADEERLRPLPETYFPDAAGPTMKLASCVLTNSEDGHFYLDTHPEYPHVSFAVGLTGHGFKFASALGEVLADFATEGDTDLPIDPHRIDGRL from the coding sequence ATGACACGCAGTGAGTACGACGCCGTCGTCCTCGGCGTCGGCGGCGTCGGGAGCGCGGCGGTCTACCACCTCGCGAAGCGCGGCGTCGAGGTCCTCGGCATCGAGCGCTACGACGTTCCCCACGCGAGGGGGTCGTCGCACGGCGACACGCGCATCTTCCGGCTGACCCAGCACGAGCACCCCGACTACGTCCCGCTCGCCGAGCGGGCGGGCGAACTCTGGTGCGAACTCGAAGCCGAGTCGGGCGCGGCGCTGCTGACCCGGACGGGGTCGGTCCACGCGGGCCCCGCCGACGGGGCGAAGGTCGCCGACGCGGTGGCGTCCTGCGAGCAACACGACCTCCCCTACGAACTCCTGACCGCCCGGGAACTCCGCGAGCGGTTCCCGGGCTACCGACTTCCCGAGGGCCACCGCGGCGTCTACCAGCCCGACGGCGGCTTTCTGGCCTGCGAGCGAGCGATAGCGACCCATGTGAATCGGGCCCACGCCCACGGCGGCACGGTCCGCGCCCGCGAGCGCGTCCTCGACTGGGAGCCCCGCGAGGACGGCGTCCGGGTCGAGACCGACCGCGACACCTACGAGGCCGACCGCCTCGTCGTGGCGACCGGCGCGTGGGCCGCCGAACACCTCGATGTCCTCTCGGGCGCGCTGACCCCCCAACGCCGGGTGATGGCGTGGTTGCACCCCGAGGACCCCGACCTGTTCACCCCCGAGGCGTTCCCCGTGTTCAGCGTCGACGTGCCCGAGGGGAGCTTCTACGGCTTCCCGGTGTACCAGCGCCCGGGGTTCAAGTTCGGGCGAGCGCCCGAGGACCCCGAGACCGTCGACCCCGACGACCTGCGCGAACCGACGCTCGCCGACGAAGAGCGCCTGCGTCCCCTCCCCGAGACGTACTTCCCCGACGCCGCCGGACCCACGATGAAACTCGCCTCCTGCGTCCTGACGAACTCCGAGGACGGCCACTTCTATCTCGACACCCACCCCGAGTACCCCCACGTCTCGTTCGCAGTCGGGCTGACCGGCCACGGCTTCAAGTTCGCCAGCGCGCTCGGCGAGGTGCTGGCCGACTTCGCGACCGAGGGCGACACCGACCTCCCCATCGACCCCCACCGAATCGACGGTCGGCTCTGA